The genome window GAAATAGATTTAGTAGCTCAAAAGATGTATTTAAAAACTAAAATGAGAGAAGAAGAATACGAAAGCTTATCTGAACAAGAAATCAAAGAAGCTAATACAGGTGATGTAGTTTTCTTAAAACTAAATATAAAAGCATTAGATGCAATAGAGGATGTCAATATAGACATCTTTATTTAATTTATGGAGGTGTAGAATATGACGTTAAATCCTAATAGAGTTGTCTCAGGAACATTTGGAAGTGTATGGATGGATGGAGAGTATGCAGAAGAATGTTTTGGATTAGAAGCTAGGATAGAGATAAATAAAGAAGAAGTACCTATATGTGGAAGGATAATGCAGGGGCATAAAATGATGGGGGCTTCTGGAACTGGTACGATAAGGTTTCATAAAGTAAATTCACGAATGGCTAAGAAATTAAGTGATGCATTAAAAACAGGATATAATCCAGAAATCGAGATACTAAGCGAATTAAACGACCCTGCAAGTTATGGCGCTGAAAGAGTTCTTATAAAAGGGATAACATTCGATGATCTTACTTTGGCTAACTGGGAGGCTAACGCAAGGGGAGAAATAGAATGTCCTTTTACATTTATGGATTGGGAATACTTAGATACAGTAGACCCTGCATAGAATAAATTTTTATAAATATTGGAGGTAATATAATGAGTGATTTAATAAAAGCATTATTAGAAATAGATAAAAGTAAATTAGTAAGACCTACAAAAAAAGTAAAGGCTAAAAGACTATCTGAATTAGCAGGAAAAGAAGTTATCATAACTGTGCAAGCACTTACACCTAGCGAGGAAAAAGATATAAATGATAAAGCTTTCAAAATAGGAAAGAAAAACAAAATAGACTTTGATACAGAATTAAATAAAAAACTAACTCTAATCAAAGGAATATCTGATCTTAATTTATTAGATAAGGAGCTTCAAAAACACTTTGGGGCTACAAATTCTCATGACTTAATTGATAAGTTATTTTTACCAGGTGAACAGGAAAGTATTTATGAAGCAATAAAGGAATTATCGGGATATGATGAGGATACTATTGAAGAAATAAAAAACTAGTTAAGAGTGATGGTCTTACTGAAATGATGTATTATTACTGGACTAGAAAAGGAGTAAGGCCATCACTCTTTTATAATATGAGAGAGGAAGAAAAGATAGTAATAAGAGCTTTTTATGAGCTAGAAATTGAAGAAATACAAGAAAGAACTAAGAATGGGTTTGTGTGTCCTCAAGTTTTATAAGGTGGTGACAGAATGGCTAAAGAAAAAGAATTAAGAGCTAAGTTATCACTTAAAGATAATTTTAGTAAGTCTATAGATATACAGATTGAAAAGCTTAATAAGTTTCAAAAGAAAGCTGATGAAGTAAATAAAAAGGTAAAAGAACTGGAAAAACAAAAGAAGATAGAAAAAGAGATGAGAATTAAGTTAAAAAGTGAAAGGGTTGATAAAGAGGTTGAAAGGCTTGAAAAGAAATTTCAAGGACTCAAAAGAAAGTTTATTAAGCCCTTGCTTATGAAAGCTCACATACAAGATAAAATCTCTGAAAAAATAGATAAAATTAAAGGTAAAGTTAAAAGCTTATCTAAAAAGCCTATAACTATAGTTACTAAAATAAAAGATAATATAAGCAGAAAATTAGAAAAGATAGAGGCTAAAGCAAAGTTTATCTCAAAACGTTTTGACAAACTAAAGTCTAAAACATTAGATATAAAAGATAAGATTAGTGGAAAGATAGAAAAAATAAAAAGTAAGTTAAAGAGTATAGAAGGAATAAAAAAAGTAGTTATAAAAGGCAAGGATATGGCTAGTGGAGTTATATCTAAAATAGGAAGTGCTATAAAAGGATTAGTAAAAATTGCGGCTGCAGTTGGTGCAGCTATAGGATTAGCATTAGCTAAAGGAATAAAGGATGCAGCAATGTTTGAGCAACAAAACATATCAATGGAGCATTTTGTTAGTGTGAATAATCCTAAAATGAACATCAAAGAAGTACAGAAGAAAACAAGTGAATATGTAAAGTGGTTAGAAAAGAATGCAAATCAAACACCTTTCACAACGAATGAGGTCATGACAGCAGGATCTAGGGCAGTTGGTGTTGCTGGTGGAGATCTAAAAAAGGCTAAGGAATTGGTTAAGCTTTCGGAGGATATGGCTGCACTTACTCCTGGAAAGACTATAATAGATGCTATGGAAGCTTTAGCAGATGCAGATATGGGAGAAATGGAAAGACTTAAAGAATTTTCTTTTAAAGCTTCTAAAGAAGATCTTGATAAAGTAAAGGGAGACTTATTTAAGCTTAAAAATAACAAGGGTATAGGTATAATGGAAATGTTCTCAGGTGGAGCTGAGAAATTTGCTAGTTCAGGAGCAGGGCTATGGTCTACTATACAAGGACAAATTGAAACTATGAATAAGAATGTAGGTGCTCAATTGCTAGAAAAGATAAAACCTCAACTTGAAAATGTAGCTAGTTACTTAGAAACAAACGGAGCAGAAATAGGAGAAAAACTGAGTTCTGGAATAGCAAATGGATTAAATAAATTAACTGAAATAGGTCAAAATCTGCTACCTGTAATAACCCCTGTTTTTGATACCCTAAGATCGTTAGGAGAGCAAATGGCACCAGTATGGGAAAGTATGAAAGAAACATTTGGAACTTTATTTAACTCTTTGGTTGAAAATGCAGCACCATTACTACAACAATTTATAGAGCTTATAACACCTTTATTACAAAAACTTTGGAATAATATATTACAGCCCTTCTTTAGTTGGTTAGCTGAGCAAATGCCAGTTATTAAAAGTGCATTAGCTACTGTATTAGAGTGGTTAGCTCCTAAAATAGAATTTATAATAGATGCAGTAAGCAGGCTAGGCCCTGTTTTTTCACTGGCATGGGATATAATAACGACAGCAATAGAAGCAGCCTGGAATATATTAAATCCTATATTCGATTTAATATGGGATGCATGTACTAAACTAGGAGAAGTATTTCAAACTGTATTTGGAAAAATAGCAGAAGTAGTAAGTAGTGCTTGGGACACAGTTGGACCAATATTAACTAAACTTTCTAAACTATTAGGAGATGTTGTTAGTGGAGTTGGAGACTTTTTAAGTAGTGGAATAGATAAAGTAAGAAACTTCTTTGGTGGCGGAGGTGGAAGCGGAAAATCATCTACGTCTAATAAAACTAAGAAGAAATCTACAGGAATAAGAAATGTACCTCGCGATAATTATCCGGCATTACTTCATAAAGGAGAAGCAGTTGTACCTGCAAGAGAAAATAGAAATAAAGGAACTGGAAATGTGAATATCGCTAAGTTAGCAGATCAAATAGTAGTTAGAGAAGAAGCAGATATAGACAAAATAGCAAATGAATTAGTATCTAAGATAAAAGAAACTAGCTTCAATATGGCATAAGGGGGATGTATATGGAATTTTGGATAACTTTTAATAATAAAGAACACAAACTACAACTTCCTATTCCTCCTTCTGAGTTTGAAATAAGCGAAGGATTAAATAATACAACTGTCAATATTAACGAAATAGGAGAAATAAACTTAATAGGAAATAGGAATTTATCAACTATATCAATATCTAGTTTTTGGCCTAATCAACTGTATTCTTTTTGTCAGTATGCACCAATTATAAAACCATATGAATTTATTAAAACTATAAAAATGTTTAAATCATCAGGAAAGCCTTGTAGGTTAATAATAACTGATACAGATATAAATATACCAGTAACCATAGAAAACTTTACTTATGGAGAAAGAGATGGAACAGGAGATGTGTATTTTACCTTAGAGTTCAAAGAATATAGGTTTATTAATACTAATACCTCGAATTCAACAAGTACAGTTCAAACTACAGTAACTAGAACTGTAGAAAAGGAAATTCCCAAACAATATACAGTTAAAAAAGGAGATACTCTCTGGGCAATATCTAAAACAATATATGGTGATGGTAGTAAGTGGAATATAATAGCTCAAAAGAATAACATCAAAGATCCTAAAAAGTTAGCTATAGGAACAAGGTTGGTGGTTTAGGTGAGAATAATATACGGGAATACGAATGAACAAAAAGACATTACAGAAATAGTAGAAAGAATTACATGGACAGGAGATATAAAGCAAGTATCTAGAAAACTAGAAATAACAATACCAGTCTCATCAACTGATTTCTTTTTTCCTAAAGTGAACTTTGGACTAGGAGTTATAGAAGTTTTACAAATGTTAGACGATAATGGGCAAGAGGTATTTTGGGGATATATTTTTAATCAAAGTAAAGATAATCAAAGTAAAACTTTAGTGGCATATGACCCTTTAGTATATTTAACAAAATCTAAAATGTCTAAGAGCTATAAGAACATTACAGCAGAAGATATAACAAGATCGGTATGTAATCATCTGGGAGTAATTCCAGGTAATATAGCACCAACTAGAATAAATCAAAATCTTCTAGCATTACAGCAAACAGGATATGAAACAATAATGATGGCTTATACTAATGCTTCAAAACAAAACGGTAAAAAATACATGCCTAGAATAAATAAAGGAAAGCTAGATGTTATAGAAAAAGGAACTATTGTTGCAAAGAAGGAGTTAGATAGTAGAGAAGATATCATGAGTTCTCAGTATTCAGAGTCAATAGAAAACATGATAAATCAAATTGTTATAACTGATGATAAAGGAAATGTTATAAACTACTCTAGTAATACTGAATGGATAAAAAATTATGGACTCTTGCAAGAAATATATCAAAAAGAAGATGAAAAAGATCCTAATATAGTAGCTAAAAATATGCTAAATGATATAGAAAGAGAAGCTAGTGTTGAGGCACTAGGATATATGGATTGTATGGCAGGAAATGCTGTTAAGATTAGAGATAGTTCAACTGGGTTAGTTGGGCTTTTTTATATTGACAATGATACACATACTTTTGAAAACGGACAACACACTATGAGTTTAGGTTTAAACTTTGAAAATATTATGGATGAAAAGGAGGACAAAGATGAGAAATAACCCATATTCAGAAATATTAAGCATAATGAGAGAACAAGCAGATGTTAACAATATTAAACCTATAAATTTAGCTACAGTTACATCATCAAGTCCGTTAAAAATAAAAGTTTTAGGGCTAGAAATAGATAGTAGCAATATTTTAATAGGAGATCATATAGAAAAAGAAAAACCATTACTTGTAGGGGATCGTGTTGTTGTAGCCTTAATGTCGGATATGCAGACTTTTACTATTTTAGCTAGGGTGATAAATAGATGAGTATATTTCCTTTCATTGAGCCACCAACAGAAATAGTTACTAAAAGTCAAGAACTTCCATTATTTCGTGAGTATGCATGGGATTTTGAGAAAAATATACCATTA of Gottschalkia purinilytica contains these proteins:
- a CDS encoding DUF2577 family protein, which encodes MRNNPYSEILSIMREQADVNNIKPINLATVTSSSPLKIKVLGLEIDSSNILIGDHIEKEKPLLVGDRVVVALMSDMQTFTILARVINR
- a CDS encoding phage tail tube protein; translated protein: MTLNPNRVVSGTFGSVWMDGEYAEECFGLEARIEINKEEVPICGRIMQGHKMMGASGTGTIRFHKVNSRMAKKLSDALKTGYNPEIEILSELNDPASYGAERVLIKGITFDDLTLANWEANARGEIECPFTFMDWEYLDTVDPA
- a CDS encoding phage tail assembly chaperone yields the protein MSDLIKALLEIDKSKLVRPTKKVKAKRLSELAGKEVIITVQALTPSEEKDINDKAFKIGKKNKIDFDTELNKKLTLIKGISDLNLLDKELQKHFGATNSHDLIDKLFLPGEQESIYEAIKELSGYDEDTIEEIKN
- a CDS encoding XkdQ/YqbQ family protein — its product is MRIIYGNTNEQKDITEIVERITWTGDIKQVSRKLEITIPVSSTDFFFPKVNFGLGVIEVLQMLDDNGQEVFWGYIFNQSKDNQSKTLVAYDPLVYLTKSKMSKSYKNITAEDITRSVCNHLGVIPGNIAPTRINQNLLALQQTGYETIMMAYTNASKQNGKKYMPRINKGKLDVIEKGTIVAKKELDSREDIMSSQYSESIENMINQIVITDDKGNVINYSSNTEWIKNYGLLQEIYQKEDEKDPNIVAKNMLNDIEREASVEALGYMDCMAGNAVKIRDSSTGLVGLFYIDNDTHTFENGQHTMSLGLNFENIMDEKEDKDEK
- a CDS encoding LysM peptidoglycan-binding domain-containing protein, translating into MEFWITFNNKEHKLQLPIPPSEFEISEGLNNTTVNINEIGEINLIGNRNLSTISISSFWPNQLYSFCQYAPIIKPYEFIKTIKMFKSSGKPCRLIITDTDINIPVTIENFTYGERDGTGDVYFTLEFKEYRFINTNTSNSTSTVQTTVTRTVEKEIPKQYTVKKGDTLWAISKTIYGDGSKWNIIAQKNNIKDPKKLAIGTRLVV